From one Propionispora hippei DSM 15287 genomic stretch:
- a CDS encoding amidohydrolase family protein, whose amino-acid sequence MKIIDAHLHFCQEPHFDHIAQLAGHENTSEHLKEQYDRYNIVRGVVMGNRNLTEDSPAYPGYLSYCVGLDSTFFRLEDIEQQACLVEQHLQRENCVGIKLYPGYNHFYIYDPVIDPLYQLAMQYHKPVAVHTGLTATSKALLKYSHPLVMDEAAVRYPEVQFIMCHTGNPWLADAIAVMEKNENVAADLSGLLEGRIADMPAFFEQKKGYIEHFKMWLEYLDQYDRLLYGTDWPLANIANYIEFVAQLIPEKHYDKVFFDNANRIYQLGL is encoded by the coding sequence ATGAAAATTATAGATGCTCACCTTCACTTCTGCCAGGAACCTCACTTTGACCATATAGCGCAATTAGCAGGCCACGAAAATACAAGTGAACATCTTAAGGAACAATATGACCGGTATAACATTGTCCGGGGCGTGGTAATGGGCAATCGCAATCTGACTGAAGACAGTCCTGCCTATCCCGGTTATCTCAGCTATTGCGTTGGGCTGGACAGCACTTTTTTCCGGCTGGAGGATATCGAACAACAGGCCTGCCTGGTGGAACAGCATCTGCAACGGGAAAATTGCGTAGGTATTAAACTGTATCCGGGTTATAACCATTTTTATATTTACGACCCGGTGATTGATCCCTTATATCAACTGGCTATGCAGTATCATAAACCGGTGGCCGTCCATACCGGGCTGACTGCCACCAGCAAAGCGCTGCTCAAATACAGCCATCCCCTGGTAATGGATGAGGCGGCGGTTCGTTATCCAGAAGTGCAGTTTATCATGTGCCATACCGGCAATCCCTGGCTGGCCGATGCCATTGCCGTCATGGAAAAGAATGAGAACGTGGCCGCTGATCTTTCCGGACTTTTAGAAGGCAGAATTGCCGATATGCCGGCATTTTTTGAACAGAAAAAAGGCTATATTGAGCATTTTAAAATGTGGCTGGAATATCTGGACCAGTATGACCGATTGCTGTACGGCACAGACTGGCCCTTGGCCAATATCGCCAACTATATTGAATTTGTGGCGCAACTGATTCCGGAAAAGCATTATGACAAGGTGTTTTTTGACAATGCCAACAGGATTTATCAGCTTGGTCTTTGA
- a CDS encoding YjbQ family protein produces the protein MTVYHDELILTSNGRRVTYHRITDQVKEMVRKSGVKNGICVVASQHTTCSVIFEEYMHDVNFNGDELLQVDLNNIMDTLVPRCTTEGQYHHPGPKHTAFALELTDPDYPPDPGTLLNTDAHIRASLFGASETFIIQDGQLLIGTVGYIYFVDWDQNRVRDRHCRIAILGE, from the coding sequence ATGACTGTGTATCATGATGAACTGATTTTGACCTCCAACGGCCGCCGGGTAACCTATCACCGGATTACCGATCAAGTGAAGGAAATGGTGCGTAAAAGCGGCGTGAAAAATGGCATTTGTGTGGTTGCCAGCCAGCATACCACCTGTTCCGTGATCTTTGAAGAATATATGCATGATGTGAATTTTAACGGTGATGAGCTGCTGCAGGTAGATTTGAATAATATCATGGATACTCTGGTACCCCGCTGTACGACGGAAGGCCAGTATCACCATCCAGGGCCTAAGCATACTGCCTTTGCGCTGGAACTTACTGATCCTGACTACCCGCCTGATCCCGGCACACTGCTAAATACCGATGCTCACATCCGTGCTTCGCTGTTTGGCGCCAGCGAGACTTTTATTATTCAGGACGGACAGCTTTTAATCGGTACGGTTGGCTATATCTACTTTGTCGACTGGGACCAAAACCGGGTGCGCGACAGACATTGCCGGATTGCCATTCTTGGTGAATAA
- a CDS encoding TetR/AcrR family transcriptional regulator → MNNTDSATTQQLILLKARELFLTLGYHKTSMRNIALAANISTGPLYFHFQNKAEIFFHICCQAYEHQLAGFRLAAAQNSSAGLRLRSVFYAYWNFFHSEPQYFEILHLAANPMAGIDLPLPLQQALQEKQAESIFILEQIIQEGITAGELKAYDPRALALFLHASAEGIVRSQQTGVLANCQRDLDAVIQTAVGVIGVGMVNLTEHD, encoded by the coding sequence ATGAACAACACCGATTCGGCAACTACACAGCAACTGATTTTATTAAAAGCACGCGAACTGTTTTTAACCCTGGGCTATCACAAGACTTCGATGCGAAACATTGCCCTCGCGGCAAATATTTCTACAGGCCCTTTGTATTTTCATTTTCAAAACAAAGCGGAGATATTCTTTCACATATGCTGCCAGGCCTATGAGCATCAACTGGCAGGATTTCGCCTGGCCGCCGCACAAAACAGCTCCGCAGGGCTTCGCCTGCGGAGCGTGTTTTACGCCTATTGGAATTTTTTTCATAGCGAACCGCAATATTTTGAAATCCTTCACCTGGCGGCTAATCCTATGGCTGGCATTGACTTACCGCTGCCTTTACAACAAGCCCTACAGGAAAAACAGGCCGAATCCATTTTCATTTTGGAACAAATCATTCAGGAAGGCATCACCGCCGGAGAGCTTAAGGCCTATGACCCCCGGGCACTGGCGCTCTTTCTTCACGCCAGCGCCGAAGGCATTGTCCGTTCCCAGCAAACCGGTGTGCTGGCCAATTGCCAGCGCGATTTGGACGCCGTTATCCAAACAGCCGTCGGCGTTATCGGCGTAGGGATGGTTAATCTAACTGAGCACGATTAA
- a CDS encoding AsmA family protein yields MHEQQTPVTLRTKWSKKKVGLLVLALIFLTGTLLFQLASEKIRQAVEQSLLAQANQSINGKITVGNISLSFLGYVEADDIEVLNAAGNPVAKINRVHIRYNLHDLLKGQLGPQLITGVTVEEPEIWLTYQQEHSNWDNLLKPTSDDSAKFSGKIKLKNGQLHLTTDLFEKTVNQLSGQFDFLSASQTSLTITGQLDQAALTAEGHWGTDALSEITITAKGLDLTKLGLVADDSPIKITAGKLDEVTAKLGNGQPGGTVLLKTLAGHFSGVDTTGALALSQGSADFTKQEQSLLFTNGQALYKGQPITVNGQLITTSTAEQALDFTIQMPAGDPTALLPNLQTGGNIAVQGKVTGSVLAPVLSGSFSLDRLQFGTMTVSGINGTFSYAQEQLKLLTATGATTGGTVSASGNIYPDSEQYSLNISGSGLDSSQLTTKDVHGPLSLTGTATGNAAAALLQGSFTITSGKAYGVSFQTLTGNFVKQGSNEAEVSNLAMKTDFGTFYPEQISQNVMEQLQQRNLPTSRAEAEKKITEKLTDKVLEKLLR; encoded by the coding sequence ATGCACGAACAACAGACACCCGTGACACTCCGAACCAAATGGAGCAAGAAAAAGGTGGGCCTGCTTGTCTTGGCTCTCATTTTCTTAACCGGAACCCTGCTTTTCCAGCTTGCCTCCGAAAAAATCCGACAGGCCGTGGAGCAGTCGTTGCTAGCCCAGGCCAATCAATCGATTAACGGCAAAATCACGGTGGGCAACATTTCTCTATCCTTTCTGGGCTATGTGGAGGCCGATGACATAGAAGTGTTGAATGCGGCAGGCAATCCGGTCGCCAAAATTAACCGGGTACATATTCGGTACAACTTACATGACTTATTAAAAGGTCAGCTAGGCCCCCAGCTTATCACAGGCGTTACGGTAGAAGAACCGGAAATTTGGCTGACTTATCAACAGGAGCATTCCAACTGGGATAACCTGTTAAAGCCAACCTCAGATGACTCCGCCAAATTCAGCGGGAAAATAAAGTTAAAAAACGGTCAGCTTCATCTAACAACCGATCTGTTTGAAAAAACAGTGAACCAATTATCCGGTCAGTTCGATTTTCTGTCAGCAAGCCAGACCAGCCTTACGATAACCGGCCAGCTTGATCAGGCTGCACTGACGGCTGAAGGCCACTGGGGAACAGACGCCCTATCGGAAATCACCATTACCGCCAAAGGCCTGGACTTAACCAAACTGGGACTGGTTGCTGATGATTCCCCCATAAAAATCACAGCCGGCAAGCTGGATGAAGTAACCGCCAAGCTCGGCAACGGGCAACCGGGCGGAACCGTACTGCTTAAAACCCTGGCCGGCCATTTTTCCGGGGTAGATACCACGGGAGCTTTGGCCTTAAGTCAGGGCAGTGCCGATTTCACCAAACAGGAACAGTCTCTTTTGTTCACCAATGGCCAAGCCTTGTATAAAGGACAGCCGATAACCGTTAACGGGCAGTTAATCACCACATCAACGGCCGAGCAAGCACTGGACTTTACCATCCAGATGCCGGCCGGCGACCCGACAGCCCTGTTGCCCAATCTCCAAACCGGCGGAAATATAGCGGTCCAGGGGAAAGTGACCGGTTCCGTGCTGGCCCCCGTACTTTCCGGCAGCTTTAGTTTAGACCGCCTGCAATTCGGCACAATGACCGTCAGCGGTATCAACGGCACCTTCTCCTATGCGCAGGAGCAGTTAAAATTACTTACCGCCACAGGCGCAACCACCGGAGGTACGGTAAGCGCCAGCGGCAATATTTACCCTGACAGTGAGCAATATTCGCTGAATATTTCCGGCAGCGGCCTGGATTCCTCCCAGCTTACCACCAAAGATGTCCATGGCCCCTTGTCACTGACCGGCACAGCCACCGGTAATGCGGCTGCCGCCCTGCTGCAAGGCAGCTTTACCATCACCAGCGGCAAAGCCTACGGGGTATCCTTTCAGACTCTGACCGGCAATTTTGTCAAACAAGGCTCAAATGAAGCGGAAGTCAGCAATCTGGCGATGAAAACCGATTTTGGCACCTTCTATCCCGAACAAATCAGCCAAAACGTCATGGAACAACTGCAGCAGCGCAATCTGCCGACATCCCGGGCGGAAGCTGAGAAAAAAATAACCGAGAAGCTTACCGACAAGGTATTGGAAAAACTTCTTCGGTGA
- a CDS encoding 5-methyltetrahydropteroyltriglutamate--homocysteine S-methyltransferase, whose product MDKQETKAAKRNLPPFRADQVGSLLRPAVVKEARLACQEGRLAPEKLRSVENTEIKKLVERQKEVGLQAVTDGELRRSWWHLDFLWGLDGVKRVAADHGSIAFHGKDTKAETIEIEGEIDFTQHPFLEDFKFLKEAAGTHTAKFTIPSPSMLHLITTVRKEGYQPIARYQDNAVLLQDIARAYQKALAAFYAAGCRYLQLDDTSWGELCSPEKRAMYEQRGFDLEQLARDYAAMINQAIANRPDDMIITMHICRGNFRSTWFSSGGYEPVAEILFGQCRVDGFFLEYDSERAGDFRPLRHIKDQQVVLGLITSKSGELENRAAVLQRIKEAAQYVPLAQLALSPQCGFSSTEEGNILTEAEQWEKLRLVVSIAGEVWQ is encoded by the coding sequence ATGGATAAACAGGAAACAAAGGCAGCTAAAAGGAACCTGCCTCCTTTCAGAGCCGACCAGGTGGGAAGTCTGTTAAGGCCGGCGGTGGTAAAAGAAGCCCGGCTGGCTTGCCAGGAGGGACGGCTTGCGCCGGAGAAATTGCGTTCCGTGGAAAATACCGAAATAAAGAAACTGGTGGAAAGGCAAAAAGAAGTTGGGTTACAGGCAGTGACCGACGGTGAATTGCGCCGTTCCTGGTGGCACCTTGATTTTTTATGGGGGCTTGACGGTGTCAAAAGAGTAGCGGCCGACCATGGTTCCATTGCCTTTCATGGCAAGGATACCAAGGCGGAAACCATTGAAATCGAGGGGGAAATTGATTTTACTCAGCATCCCTTCCTGGAAGATTTCAAATTTCTGAAAGAGGCTGCCGGTACTCATACGGCCAAGTTCACCATACCTTCGCCGTCCATGCTGCATTTGATTACCACGGTCCGCAAGGAAGGCTATCAGCCGATTGCACGGTATCAAGACAATGCGGTGCTGCTGCAGGATATCGCCCGTGCTTACCAAAAGGCCCTTGCCGCTTTTTATGCTGCCGGCTGCCGATACCTGCAACTGGATGATACCAGTTGGGGCGAACTTTGCTCACCGGAAAAGCGGGCTATGTACGAGCAGCGCGGCTTTGATTTGGAGCAGCTGGCCCGGGACTATGCCGCGATGATTAACCAGGCGATTGCAAACCGGCCGGATGACATGATTATTACCATGCATATTTGCCGCGGCAATTTCCGGTCTACCTGGTTTTCCTCCGGCGGTTATGAGCCGGTGGCGGAGATTTTATTCGGCCAGTGCCGGGTTGACGGCTTTTTTCTGGAGTATGACAGCGAACGGGCCGGCGACTTCCGGCCGTTGCGACACATAAAAGACCAGCAGGTGGTGCTGGGACTGATCACTTCCAAAAGCGGCGAGCTGGAGAACCGGGCGGCTGTGCTTCAACGGATAAAAGAAGCGGCGCAATATGTTCCGCTTGCGCAACTGGCTTTAAGCCCGCAATGCGGTTTTTCCTCAACCGAAGAGGGCAATATACTGACGGAAGCAGAGCAATGGGAGAAGCTGAGGCTGGTTGTCAGCATTGCCGGGGAAGTGTGGCAATAG
- a CDS encoding triose-phosphate isomerase, producing MKRKIKTPFFSVNPKGYLFGKEAVELAVEADRLARQYDIDLFYTAQTVDFPSINEAVNKIFLTAQHMDPLLPGRGMGYIFPAALQHYNVKATFLNHAEHPVSLRDLVKTMKLADSLDMYTIVCADSIEEAQAIAQLKPDILICEPTELIGTGQTSSVEYMETSKTAVKQISPETLVLQAAGISTGEDVYRTIIAGADGTGGTSGIVCAPDKVAVLREMVAALVEARNKLGV from the coding sequence ATGAAAAGAAAAATTAAGACACCTTTTTTCTCGGTCAACCCCAAGGGATATCTGTTTGGAAAAGAGGCGGTCGAACTGGCTGTTGAGGCCGACCGGCTTGCCAGGCAGTATGACATTGATTTATTTTATACGGCCCAGACTGTGGATTTTCCGTCCATAAATGAGGCTGTAAACAAAATATTTCTGACAGCACAGCATATGGACCCGCTGCTGCCCGGACGGGGGATGGGATATATTTTTCCGGCGGCCTTGCAGCATTATAACGTGAAAGCTACTTTCCTCAATCATGCCGAGCATCCGGTGAGCTTGCGGGATTTGGTGAAAACAATGAAACTGGCCGATAGTCTGGACATGTATACCATAGTCTGTGCTGACTCTATTGAGGAAGCTCAGGCCATCGCTCAGCTAAAACCGGATATTCTCATTTGTGAGCCGACGGAGTTAATCGGCACCGGCCAGACCAGCAGTGTCGAGTATATGGAGACCAGCAAGACGGCGGTCAAACAGATCTCGCCGGAAACGCTGGTGTTACAGGCGGCAGGTATCAGCACAGGCGAAGATGTTTACCGGACGATTATCGCCGGGGCCGACGGTACGGGAGGTACCAGCGGAATTGTCTGTGCCCCGGATAAGGTAGCGGTACTTCGGGAGATGGTAGCGGCGCTTGTGGAAGCGAGAAACAAATTAGGCGTGTAA
- a CDS encoding NAD(P)H-dependent oxidoreductase, giving the protein MKITVLHGSPKGEISVTMQYIRFLQQQFPEHTFTVWQIAQQSRLIEQDEARFKDILRNVAEADGILWSFPLYYYLVPAQYKRFIELIRERQAEEYFQGKYTAVLTTSIHFFDHTAHNYMHAIADDLAMKYCGGYSAAMQDLLQTAGQQRLTLFARNFFAAIDNAQATAQAYLPLDPVTHVYAPVLSQPPLDPQGRKILLLHDALPSETNLTNMLTAYTTSYSQKPDVINLRDLSITGGCLGCIRCAYDNTCVYGNKDDFITFFNTKVKPADIIIMAGAIHDRYLSSRWKTFFDRSFFNNHVPALKGKQLGFIVSGPLAQLANLRQILEAYAELQEANLNGIVTDESDSAASIDTLLYQLAKAGVEHSLQNYLQPPTFLSVGGHKIFRDAIWGELRFPFIADHQYYKQNGRYDFPRRQYASRLFAALLSVAAKLPFIRRQLYSEQIKEHMIKPFQKIFQ; this is encoded by the coding sequence ATGAAAATTACCGTCTTGCACGGCAGTCCCAAGGGTGAAATAAGTGTAACTATGCAATATATCCGCTTCTTACAGCAGCAATTTCCGGAGCATACCTTCACAGTATGGCAAATTGCTCAGCAAAGCCGTTTAATCGAGCAGGATGAAGCCCGTTTTAAAGACATTCTCCGGAATGTGGCGGAAGCCGACGGCATCCTGTGGTCTTTTCCCTTGTACTACTACCTTGTTCCGGCCCAATACAAGCGCTTTATTGAGCTAATCCGTGAAAGACAGGCGGAAGAATACTTCCAAGGTAAATACACCGCCGTTTTGACTACGTCCATTCATTTTTTTGATCACACAGCCCATAACTATATGCATGCCATTGCCGATGATTTAGCAATGAAATATTGCGGCGGCTACTCTGCCGCCATGCAGGACTTGCTGCAAACAGCCGGTCAGCAGCGGCTCACTCTCTTTGCCCGCAATTTTTTTGCCGCTATTGACAACGCTCAGGCAACGGCCCAGGCTTATCTGCCGCTTGACCCGGTAACCCATGTCTATGCACCTGTGTTAAGTCAGCCGCCGCTTGACCCGCAAGGCAGAAAAATTCTCCTTCTCCATGATGCGCTGCCCAGCGAAACCAACCTGACCAATATGCTGACGGCTTATACCACTTCCTATAGTCAAAAACCTGACGTCATCAATTTACGGGATCTTTCTATTACAGGCGGCTGCCTGGGTTGTATCCGGTGTGCCTACGACAATACCTGTGTCTACGGTAATAAGGATGATTTCATCACCTTTTTCAACACGAAAGTTAAACCTGCCGATATTATCATTATGGCCGGTGCCATTCACGACCGCTATCTGTCTTCCCGCTGGAAAACCTTTTTTGACCGCAGCTTCTTTAATAATCATGTTCCAGCCTTAAAAGGAAAGCAGCTTGGCTTTATCGTCAGCGGCCCTTTAGCTCAGCTTGCCAATCTGCGCCAGATCCTGGAAGCCTATGCAGAACTCCAGGAAGCTAATCTAAACGGTATCGTTACCGATGAGTCCGACTCAGCAGCAAGCATTGACACGCTGCTTTATCAGCTAGCTAAAGCCGGAGTTGAGCATTCCCTGCAAAACTATCTGCAACCGCCAACCTTCTTAAGCGTCGGCGGCCATAAAATCTTCCGTGATGCCATTTGGGGAGAACTTAGATTTCCTTTCATTGCCGATCACCAATATTACAAACAAAACGGCCGTTACGATTTCCCTCGCCGGCAGTATGCTTCCCGGCTATTCGCTGCCCTATTGTCAGTAGCAGCCAAACTCCCTTTTATCCGGCGTCAACTGTATAGCGAACAGATAAAAGAACATATGATAAAACCCTTCCAAAAAATTTTTCAATAG
- a CDS encoding GNAT family N-acetyltransferase — MLEVTIRMVRPEEAGMVADIEAICFPRAEAASRESFEKRIAVFPDYFLVAETGGTIIGFINGCVTNSPVIYDEMFHDTRHHIPNGSNVSIFGLDVLPSYRKQGIATRLMQSFIQLAKRTGRKKVILTCKENLVHYYEAFGYISTGLSASTHGGSHWYDMTLNLPDDTSPLVQDR, encoded by the coding sequence ATGCTAGAAGTGACTATTCGCATGGTTCGCCCGGAAGAGGCAGGCATGGTAGCGGATATAGAGGCTATCTGTTTTCCCAGGGCTGAAGCAGCCTCACGTGAATCATTTGAAAAGAGAATTGCCGTTTTCCCGGACTACTTTCTCGTTGCGGAAACCGGGGGAACTATTATCGGGTTTATTAACGGCTGTGTCACCAACAGTCCCGTTATTTATGACGAGATGTTTCACGACACACGCCACCACATACCAAATGGCTCGAATGTCAGTATCTTCGGCCTGGATGTGCTGCCATCATACCGGAAACAGGGTATTGCCACTCGGTTAATGCAGTCTTTTATACAGTTAGCCAAGCGAACCGGGCGTAAAAAGGTAATTCTAACCTGCAAGGAAAATTTAGTTCATTACTATGAAGCTTTTGGCTATATCAGCACTGGCCTTTCCGCTTCCACACACGGCGGTTCCCATTGGTATGACATGACACTTAACTTACCGGATGATACCTCACCTCTAGTCCAAGACCGCTGA
- a CDS encoding uroporphyrinogen decarboxylase family protein: MSQTKKQLVLAAFNNEPADRIPVGFWYHFLPDPEHTEGLGQPAVVAENIAGLKRFYQDFQPDLVKIMSDGFFVYPNKALFNITSVKAVEGIKPLGENAPWIEEQVNLVKQATGAFGHEVLLFYNIFAAPRYLEFMHSAGDANGNFVKLLKEDKAALQHVLDVISEDLAALARRVIRDGKADGIYLSVQNIPRPEVTREIYEEVVAPAERKILAAANKVSENNILHICGYEGTRNDLTWYKDYEAKAINYAANVERIALAEGKKIFGGKAIIGGFDNTKNGVLYRGAKEEIELATEEIVRNAGKTGLIIGADCTVPDDIDVKRLHWVRDKAAAL, from the coding sequence ATGTCACAAACAAAAAAACAATTAGTATTAGCTGCGTTTAACAATGAGCCGGCAGATCGGATTCCGGTAGGTTTTTGGTATCATTTTTTGCCTGATCCGGAGCATACCGAAGGATTGGGGCAGCCTGCGGTGGTTGCAGAGAACATAGCGGGCCTCAAACGTTTTTATCAGGATTTTCAGCCGGATCTGGTCAAGATTATGAGTGACGGTTTTTTTGTTTACCCCAATAAGGCGTTGTTTAATATAACGTCAGTCAAGGCTGTCGAAGGGATTAAACCGCTAGGCGAAAATGCGCCGTGGATAGAGGAACAGGTAAATCTGGTGAAGCAGGCCACGGGCGCTTTTGGGCATGAGGTACTTCTTTTTTATAATATTTTCGCTGCACCGCGGTATCTTGAATTTATGCATAGCGCCGGCGATGCCAATGGAAATTTCGTCAAATTGCTTAAAGAGGACAAAGCTGCTTTACAACATGTCCTAGATGTTATATCCGAGGATTTGGCGGCTCTGGCCAGGCGGGTCATTAGAGACGGGAAGGCCGACGGGATATATCTTAGTGTGCAGAATATACCCAGACCGGAGGTTACGCGTGAAATCTACGAGGAAGTGGTTGCGCCGGCTGAAAGAAAAATATTGGCTGCTGCCAACAAAGTCAGCGAGAACAATATTTTGCATATTTGCGGCTATGAGGGAACCCGGAATGATCTTACCTGGTATAAGGATTATGAAGCCAAAGCCATTAATTATGCCGCCAACGTGGAAAGGATTGCGCTGGCCGAGGGCAAGAAGATTTTTGGCGGGAAAGCGATCATTGGCGGCTTTGATAATACCAAAAACGGTGTACTTTACCGGGGAGCTAAGGAAGAGATTGAATTGGCCACAGAAGAAATTGTCAGGAACGCAGGAAAGACCGGCTTGATCATCGGCGCCGATTGCACGGTACCTGACGATATAGACGTCAAGAGACTACATTGGGTACGCGATAAAGCGGCCGCTTTATAG
- a CDS encoding sugar-binding transcriptional regulator has product MYTVDRRLLIKISEMYYLENKNQNEIAEQFGLNRITVGKYLKKALAEGLVKISIANDSYGVLEKALEKKYGLKEVYIVSFASELGYAGLQYIQRIYSQDDVLGISWGRTLGAVAQAATLERCNPVQADILPLGGSLENVNDEHHVNTIIYKMATAFKARSHYLYAPFFTSSAAAKAVFMQDSNCRRIAALWERLTIAVIGIGSPASSSNWIWSGYFGNEYMELLQQAGGVGDICSRYYDLVGRRIDEALENRTIAIDINLLKQVRHSIGIAASPAKVEAIFGAIQGQYINVLITDEQTAQLLLQFKPQQSEG; this is encoded by the coding sequence ATGTACACTGTGGACCGGAGGTTATTAATTAAGATCTCCGAAATGTATTATCTGGAGAATAAAAACCAAAATGAAATTGCCGAGCAATTCGGTTTAAACCGGATTACGGTCGGGAAATACTTAAAAAAGGCTTTAGCGGAAGGGCTTGTTAAGATATCCATTGCCAACGACTCCTATGGGGTTTTAGAAAAGGCGCTGGAGAAAAAGTACGGGCTGAAGGAGGTATATATTGTATCCTTTGCTTCCGAACTGGGCTATGCCGGGCTGCAGTATATTCAAAGAATTTACAGCCAGGACGACGTTCTTGGTATTTCCTGGGGAAGAACGCTTGGCGCCGTGGCGCAGGCCGCTACGTTAGAGAGGTGCAATCCGGTACAGGCCGATATATTGCCCTTGGGCGGCAGCCTGGAGAATGTAAATGATGAACATCATGTCAATACGATCATTTATAAAATGGCAACAGCCTTTAAAGCGCGCAGCCATTACTTATATGCTCCTTTCTTCACCAGTTCGGCCGCAGCCAAAGCGGTGTTCATGCAGGACAGCAACTGCCGGAGAATTGCCGCCCTGTGGGAACGGCTCACCATTGCCGTGATTGGTATCGGCTCACCGGCCAGTTCCTCCAACTGGATCTGGTCCGGCTACTTTGGCAATGAATACATGGAGCTATTGCAGCAGGCAGGAGGGGTCGGCGATATTTGTTCCCGTTATTATGATCTGGTCGGGCGGAGAATTGATGAGGCTCTGGAAAACAGAACGATTGCAATTGACATCAATCTGCTCAAGCAAGTCAGGCATTCCATTGGCATTGCAGCTTCACCGGCCAAGGTGGAGGCGATTTTTGGGGCGATTCAGGGGCAATATATCAATGTATTGATTACCGATGAACAAACAGCGCAGTTGTTGCTACAATTTAAGCCGCAGCAATCGGAAGGTTGA
- a CDS encoding class II aldolase/adducin family protein yields the protein MLEALKKEVVAIARQAEASGLCRHKSGNFSIRDQETGYVVVTPAAVDRAELTYYDICVVDLNACVLEAPEGRKPTSELLLHLEAYKRRPDIGAVVHTHSRFATAFAVLKKDIPAIVYEGAALGGAEGIIRVASYGRPGTPALAASISGLIQSADAVLLESHGVLTVDKTAKDALLKAHYVEEIAEIYYRALQINNGKEPTTIAPEEFREWKYPPEITFRKQ from the coding sequence ATGTTGGAAGCATTGAAAAAAGAAGTGGTTGCCATTGCCAGGCAGGCGGAAGCATCAGGGCTTTGCCGGCACAAATCGGGGAATTTCAGTATCCGTGATCAGGAGACCGGTTATGTGGTGGTGACACCCGCCGCGGTGGACCGGGCGGAATTAACCTATTATGACATCTGTGTGGTTGATTTGAATGCCTGTGTGCTGGAAGCGCCGGAGGGCCGCAAGCCGACCAGTGAGCTGCTGCTGCATTTGGAAGCTTATAAAAGACGGCCCGATATCGGGGCTGTAGTTCACACCCATTCCCGCTTTGCGACGGCTTTTGCCGTACTCAAAAAGGACATCCCGGCTATTGTGTACGAAGGTGCCGCGCTGGGCGGCGCAGAGGGGATCATCCGGGTTGCTTCCTACGGCCGGCCCGGCACGCCGGCGCTTGCCGCCAGCATCAGCGGGCTGATCCAGTCGGCCGATGCCGTATTGCTGGAAAGCCATGGCGTGCTGACAGTGGATAAAACCGCCAAGGACGCGCTGTTAAAGGCGCACTATGTGGAAGAAATCGCCGAAATTTATTACCGGGCTTTGCAGATCAATAACGGAAAAGAGCCGACCACCATTGCACCGGAAGAATTCAGGGAGTGGAAATATCCACCGGAAATCACCTTCCGTAAGCAATAA